One Candidatus Goldiibacteriota bacterium genomic window carries:
- a CDS encoding peptidoglycan DD-metalloendopeptidase family protein encodes MKLSRLLVLTLALLFFAAGLFGAQAKDYRKILKDKKSELSDVKKRIAQERKKIAAEKKQEKLTAGSLRGIEKEIDITRKELRVFENNISVVTEGIKDLETRIAQAEKEMQDRENDVKEMLAKQYKKKEDSYIKLIFKSKDMGQLIRRYKFTKILGRKNVEKINTYKNLVVELENDKAALVEYGNELKALKNEKKDREKRIQNEMWRKHVTLKNIRNNINRRTQMIKELEKSAANLAKLMEKLKVSADLSDASAAEAFGKKRGSFPWPVDSRNILAKFGKFKHPKFGSIIYNRGIHIGAKYGMPVYSVFSGIVKYADWFEGYGKMIVIQHGGGYYTVYCHLSEILVNEGSKVGIKNVIAKTGDTESFYGDELYFEIRNTKGTLDPLKYLIR; translated from the coding sequence GTGAAGTTAAGCAGGCTGTTGGTTTTAACATTAGCGCTTTTATTCTTTGCCGCGGGGCTTTTTGGCGCGCAGGCAAAGGATTACAGAAAAATATTAAAGGATAAAAAAAGCGAGCTTAGCGATGTTAAAAAAAGGATAGCGCAGGAAAGAAAAAAAATAGCAGCTGAAAAAAAGCAGGAAAAACTTACCGCGGGCTCGCTTAGGGGGATTGAAAAAGAAATTGATATCACCCGCAAGGAATTAAGGGTGTTTGAAAACAATATAAGCGTGGTTACCGAAGGGATAAAAGATCTGGAAACAAGGATAGCGCAGGCGGAAAAAGAGATGCAGGACAGGGAAAATGACGTAAAAGAGATGCTTGCAAAGCAGTACAAGAAAAAAGAAGACAGTTACATAAAACTTATCTTTAAATCCAAAGATATGGGGCAGCTTATCCGGCGGTACAAGTTCACCAAAATTCTGGGCAGAAAAAATGTTGAAAAAATTAATACTTATAAAAACCTTGTTGTTGAACTTGAAAATGACAAAGCAGCCCTTGTAGAATACGGCAATGAACTTAAAGCGCTGAAAAACGAAAAGAAAGACCGCGAAAAAAGGATACAGAACGAAATGTGGCGCAAACACGTCACCCTTAAGAATATCAGGAATAATATCAACCGCAGAACTCAGATGATTAAGGAACTTGAAAAAAGCGCGGCGAACCTTGCAAAACTTATGGAAAAGCTGAAAGTCAGCGCGGATTTATCGGACGCAAGCGCGGCAGAGGCGTTTGGCAAAAAACGGGGAAGCTTTCCATGGCCCGTGGACAGCAGGAACATTCTTGCGAAATTCGGCAAGTTTAAACATCCAAAATTCGGAAGCATAATTTATAACAGGGGAATTCACATAGGCGCCAAATACGGTATGCCCGTATATTCGGTATTTTCAGGGATAGTAAAATACGCTGACTGGTTTGAAGGCTACGGGAAAATGATAGTTATTCAGCACGGCGGCGGATATTACACGGTTTACTGCCATTTATCTGAAATTCTGGTGAATGAGGGGTCAAAGGTGGGGATTAAGAACGTGATAGCCAAAACCGGCGACACAGAGTCGTTTTACGGGGATGAATTATACTTTGAAATAAGAAACACCAAAGGGACTCTTGACCCGCTAAAATACCTGATAAGGTGA
- a CDS encoding ABC transporter permease yields the protein MRLFKEVALNFKRSGFMSFVSIGTIILAVTMLGGFYIIHTVVNFAADEMQNKVEAVVFLKDGTTAEEIKLLGDEIAGMNGIKEAKYISKDDAYQDFAKDPEMQKILGSFEGNPLPDSIAVKFTEYKAQEIKNAVSVIRSKPAVEEVEYGAAEIEHLLNVINAVKYIAGAAGIIFMIAALLVVSNIIKLTIYNRRQDIYVLKMVGATGADIRLPFILEGIIHGFLGGVMGWLILYGVVSFLMFQVQKETGIDLSAFYAFDKTLLSVQFILGMTGAGSLLGLTGSLMSQGRIFK from the coding sequence ATGAGGCTGTTTAAAGAGGTTGCCCTTAACTTTAAAAGAAGCGGGTTTATGAGTTTTGTTTCCATAGGTACAATTATACTGGCTGTCACTATGCTGGGCGGGTTTTATATAATTCACACAGTGGTTAACTTTGCCGCGGATGAAATGCAGAATAAAGTGGAAGCTGTGGTGTTTTTAAAGGACGGCACAACGGCTGAAGAAATAAAATTGCTTGGCGATGAGATTGCCGGCATGAACGGGATAAAAGAAGCAAAGTATATTTCCAAAGACGACGCGTATCAGGACTTTGCCAAAGATCCGGAAATGCAGAAGATTCTTGGTTCTTTTGAAGGAAACCCGCTGCCGGATTCCATAGCCGTAAAGTTTACGGAATACAAAGCGCAGGAGATTAAAAACGCGGTAAGCGTTATACGGTCAAAGCCCGCGGTGGAAGAGGTGGAATACGGCGCGGCTGAAATAGAGCACCTTTTAAACGTAATTAATGCCGTAAAATACATAGCGGGAGCGGCGGGTATAATTTTCATGATTGCCGCGCTGCTTGTGGTGTCAAATATAATAAAATTAACCATCTATAACAGAAGGCAGGACATTTATGTGTTAAAAATGGTGGGCGCGACAGGCGCGGACATACGCCTTCCGTTTATCCTTGAAGGGATTATACACGGCTTTCTGGGCGGGGTTATGGGCTGGCTTATATTGTATGGCGTGGTGTCTTTTCTGATGTTTCAGGTGCAGAAGGAAACAGGCATAGATTTATCGGCGTTTTACGCGTTTGATAAAACACTTTTATCGGTTCAGTTTATACTTGGAATGACCGGCGCGGGGTCGCTGCTGGGTTTAACCGGAAGTTTAATGTCGCAGGGAAGGATATTTAAGTGA